GAATCGCCGGGCATGGTGTTCTGGCATCCGCGCGGCTGGACGTTATGGCAGCAGGTCGAACAGTACATGCGCCGTCGCGTGAACGATGCCGGTTACCTTGAAATCAAGACGCCGATGATCATGGACCGCTCGCTGTGGGAGGCGTCCGGTCACTGGCAGAACTATCGTGAAAACATGTTCACGACGGAGTCGGAAAAGCGCGATTACGCAATCAAGCCGATGAACTGCCCGGGTCACGTGCAGGTGTTCAATCACGGCCTGCGTTCGTATCGCGATTTGCCGCTGCGTTATGCCGAGTTCGGCTCGTGCCATCGCAATGAATCGTCGGGCGCTCTGCATGGCCTGATGCGTGTGCGTGGTTTCGTCCAGGACGATGCGCATATCTTCTGTACGGAAGACCAGTTCATCAGCGAATCGATCGCGTTCAACACGCTGGCGATGAGCGTGTATAAAGATTTCGGTTTCGACAACGTCGAGATCAAGCTCTCGCTGCGTCCGGACGCGCGCGCCGGTACGGATGAAGTATGGGATCGCGCCGAGCAAGGTCTTCGCGACGCGCTGACGGCATGTGGCGTGACGTGGGAAGAACTGCCGGGCGAGGGTGCGTTCTACGGTCCGAAGGTCGAGTATCACATCAAGGACGCGCTCGGTCGTTCGTGGCAGTGCGGCACGCTGCAGCTCGATATGGTGCTGCCGGAGCGTCTGGGCGCCGAATATGTCGCGGAAGACAACAGCCGTCGGCGCCCGATCATGCTGCATCGGGCAATCGTCGGATCAATGGAGCGTTTCCTCGGCATTCTGATCGAGCACCATGCTGGTGCAATGCCTGCCTGGCTTGCGCCGATGCAGGTCGTTGTGATGAATATCGCGGAAAGTCAGGCGGAATACGCCAAAACGCTAGCCCAATCGTTGCAAAAACAAGGGGTTAGAGTGGAGGCGGATTTGCGCAACGAGAAGATTAGCTATAAAATACGCGAGCACACGCTTGAAAAGGTGCCGTATCTGCTGGTTGTCGGCGATAAGGAGCGTGATGCACAAACGGTAGCCGTGCGTGCCCGTGGCGGCGTCGATCTGGGCGTGATGTCCCTCGATGCCTTCAGCGAGCGTCTGCGTCAGGACGTGCAGACGTTCAACTAAACCACCCAGGCAGCGCGGCTCGTTTTTTTAATTTTTAGAGGAAACGTAACATCGCTACTGATAAGTCGTCGCATCGCATCAACGGTGAAATTACTGCACCCGAGGTGCGTCTGGTCGGAGTCGACAACGAACCGCTCGGCATCGTAAAACTCGCTGATGCTTTCCGCCTGTCGGAACAGCAGGACGTGGATCTGGTTGAAATCGCCCCGCAAGCGGTTCCGCCCGTCTGCCGCCTGATGGACTACGGCAAGTTCAAGTACCAGGAAGCGAAGAAGCAGCACGAGGCCAAGCTCAAGCAGAAAGTCATCCAGGTCAAGGAAGTCAAATTCCGACCGGGTACGGATGACGGTGACTACAACGTCAAACTGCGCAATCTCGTCCGCTTCCTCGAAGATGGCGACAAGACGAAGATCACGTTGCGTTTCCGTGGCCGCGAAATGGCTCACCAGGAAATCGGCATGCGCATGCTCGAGCGCCTGCGCACCGATCTGGACGAAGTCGGTCAGGTCGAACAAATGCCGAAGATGGAAGGCCGCCAGATGATCATGGTGCTGGCGCCGAAGAAAAAGAAGTAAGCAGACATCGGCTGGGCTTCTCGTGAAGCGCAGCGTGTTTGTGGGAAAGATTGAGAATCACGCGTCGGCGTATCGCTAGACGCAGAGCAGGTTTCAGAATGGCGCGCGCATCAGTTTTGTAGTGCGCGCTTTTCCTGAAAAGCAGC
This genomic interval from Paraburkholderia sabiae contains the following:
- the thrS gene encoding threonine--tRNA ligase, which gives rise to MVSIRLPDGSVRQYEHPVTVAEVAASIGPGLAKAALGGKIDGELVDTSALIDHDVSLAIVTEKDADGLDIIRHSTAHLLAYAVKDLFPEAQVTIGPVIDNGFYYDFSYSRPFTPEDLEKIEKRMQELAKKDEPVSRRVVSRDEAVDYFKSIGEKYKAEIIESIPASDEIKLYSHGGFTDLCRGPHVPSTGKLKVFKLMKLAGAYWRGDSKNEQLQRIYGTAWTKKEDQDAYLHMLEEAEKRDHRKLGKQLDLFHMQDESPGMVFWHPRGWTLWQQVEQYMRRRVNDAGYLEIKTPMIMDRSLWEASGHWQNYRENMFTTESEKRDYAIKPMNCPGHVQVFNHGLRSYRDLPLRYAEFGSCHRNESSGALHGLMRVRGFVQDDAHIFCTEDQFISESIAFNTLAMSVYKDFGFDNVEIKLSLRPDARAGTDEVWDRAEQGLRDALTACGVTWEELPGEGAFYGPKVEYHIKDALGRSWQCGTLQLDMVLPERLGAEYVAEDNSRRRPIMLHRAIVGSMERFLGILIEHHAGAMPAWLAPMQVVVMNIAESQAEYAKTLAQSLQKQGVRVEADLRNEKISYKIREHTLEKVPYLLVVGDKERDAQTVAVRARGGVDLGVMSLDAFSERLRQDVQTFN
- the infC gene encoding translation initiation factor IF-3, producing the protein MATDKSSHRINGEITAPEVRLVGVDNEPLGIVKLADAFRLSEQQDVDLVEIAPQAVPPVCRLMDYGKFKYQEAKKQHEAKLKQKVIQVKEVKFRPGTDDGDYNVKLRNLVRFLEDGDKTKITLRFRGREMAHQEIGMRMLERLRTDLDEVGQVEQMPKMEGRQMIMVLAPKKKK